The following are encoded together in the Saliniramus fredricksonii genome:
- a CDS encoding N-6 DNA methylase, with protein MALRKTEAQAKLIKPAAVIVQQGKILDYIDGTTQRNETPEEYVRQEIAKSLVREYGYEKAEISVEFTLRLGSRKPRADLAIFDEGDAHVQDRARTVVECKSQKVKSTDRKEGVAQLHSYMSACPNVIYGMWTNGLERFCYRRVDTNGKIVFEEIPDLPGKGRTEDEVERPRFDQLKAASSDALLFAFRRCHNYIAGNQGLQKPEAFWELLKIIFCKIHDERSSNEVEFYATSKDRHGLNGRLKVKKRIENLFNEVKKEYITIFRENETIELNPEVLAYIVSQLQMYSLLESDIDVKGRAYEEIVGSNLRGDRGEFFTPRNICQMTVSMLDPSERQVILDPACGTGGFLITAMNYVIEKIRGAEISKWGDVERAENAIRQRVQRFAQNFIVGMDLNPNLVKASKMNMVMNNDGAGGLFQANSLKPAATWDDDLRERKIMGEVDLIFTNPPFGSKIPIDEPSILEAYDLGHIWSYDADTDRWTRTDAVQKSQPPEILFIERCVKFLKPGTGRCAIVLPDGILGSPGLGYVREWILQNTRVLASIDLHPDTFQPHVSVQTSVLVLERKTNEEIAVESAAGRMNDYEVFMAVANHIGHDKRGNVTYVRDKTGNEIVEEVEETLKEYEEGKPVYKKQRTRRKVIDDNTLQIAQAFRTWLSEQD; from the coding sequence GTGGCTTTGCGTAAAACAGAGGCCCAAGCAAAACTGATTAAGCCTGCAGCGGTAATCGTACAACAGGGAAAAATTCTCGATTACATTGACGGCACTACACAGCGGAACGAAACTCCAGAAGAGTACGTGCGACAGGAAATTGCCAAATCCCTTGTCCGCGAGTATGGATACGAAAAAGCTGAAATATCTGTAGAATTTACCCTTCGATTAGGTTCGCGCAAGCCGCGCGCTGATCTTGCCATATTTGATGAAGGCGACGCGCATGTTCAGGATCGAGCGCGAACAGTTGTCGAATGCAAGTCGCAAAAAGTCAAATCAACTGACCGAAAGGAAGGGGTCGCGCAGCTTCATAGCTATATGTCCGCATGCCCCAATGTTATCTATGGCATGTGGACGAATGGTTTGGAGCGTTTCTGTTACAGGCGCGTTGATACGAATGGAAAGATCGTATTTGAGGAAATACCGGACCTGCCCGGAAAGGGGCGAACAGAGGATGAAGTAGAACGCCCACGGTTCGATCAACTTAAGGCCGCTTCGTCTGATGCCCTTCTTTTTGCCTTCCGCCGTTGTCACAATTATATCGCAGGGAACCAAGGACTACAAAAACCAGAAGCGTTTTGGGAATTGCTGAAGATAATTTTCTGCAAAATTCACGATGAGAGAAGCTCAAATGAGGTCGAGTTTTACGCTACATCAAAAGACCGCCATGGCCTAAACGGGCGTCTTAAAGTCAAAAAACGCATTGAAAACTTATTCAATGAAGTTAAAAAAGAATATATAACGATCTTCCGTGAAAATGAAACAATTGAACTAAACCCAGAAGTTTTGGCGTACATAGTTAGCCAGCTACAGATGTACTCGCTCCTTGAGAGCGATATCGACGTGAAGGGCCGGGCCTACGAAGAAATTGTGGGCTCGAATCTTCGTGGTGATCGGGGAGAGTTTTTCACCCCACGCAACATCTGCCAGATGACAGTATCAATGCTCGATCCAAGTGAGCGACAAGTTATACTCGATCCGGCATGTGGCACCGGCGGATTTCTCATCACCGCCATGAACTATGTCATCGAGAAAATCCGTGGCGCTGAGATCAGCAAGTGGGGAGACGTAGAGCGAGCCGAGAACGCTATCCGCCAGCGGGTCCAGCGGTTCGCCCAAAACTTCATCGTCGGGATGGACTTGAATCCTAACCTCGTCAAGGCGTCAAAGATGAATATGGTCATGAACAATGACGGGGCTGGCGGATTGTTTCAGGCAAACTCGCTAAAACCGGCCGCGACGTGGGATGACGACCTGCGCGAGCGCAAGATCATGGGCGAAGTCGACTTAATTTTTACGAACCCTCCATTCGGCTCAAAGATCCCAATCGATGAACCTTCGATACTCGAAGCGTACGACCTTGGCCACATCTGGTCCTATGACGCAGACACCGATCGCTGGACGCGAACCGATGCGGTGCAGAAGTCCCAGCCGCCGGAAATCCTTTTTATTGAGCGTTGTGTGAAATTCTTGAAGCCCGGCACGGGCCGGTGCGCCATAGTGCTACCCGACGGCATTCTTGGTTCACCGGGGCTCGGATATGTGCGCGAGTGGATACTTCAGAACACCCGAGTTCTTGCCAGCATCGATCTGCATCCGGACACCTTCCAGCCCCACGTCAGCGTCCAGACCAGCGTTCTGGTCCTGGAGCGCAAAACTAATGAGGAAATCGCCGTCGAATCTGCCGCCGGGCGGATGAATGACTATGAAGTCTTCATGGCCGTAGCCAACCACATCGGCCACGATAAGCGCGGCAACGTCACCTATGTCCGCGACAAGACAGGCAACGAGATTGTCGAAGAGGTTGAAGAAACCCTGAAGGAGTATGAGGAAGGGAAGCCCGTTTACAAGAAGCAACGGACGCGCCGAAAGGTCATTGACGACAACACATTGCAGATCGCACAGGCATTCAGAACATGGCTGTCCGAGCAAGACTGA